TTATGCGCGCCATTACAGTTGTCAGGGAGACCATGAGTAATGTCATCAACTTTGCAGCTTGATCAAATTCTCAACAACTGTGAGCGCCATTGGAGTGCTTCGGCCGCCAAGCTCTACCGGATCGCTCGTACATCCGTAGAGAAAGAGTCAGATGGAGTCCATGTTACCGACCATACCGGAAAATCCTTCATCGACTGCGCGTGCAGCTATGGGGTATTCATCGTCGGTCATCGAAATCCCTGCGTCCGCGAGTCGGTACAAGCACAGCTTGCCGATATGGCGTGGACACCTCCGGGTCGTACAAATCCCGTCCGCGAAGCCTTGTCGGAGCGATTACGCCATATCGTTCCAGGGGAATGGGAAGACATTCGTTACTTCGTCTCGGGTGCAGAGGCGATCGAGCAAACCATGCGCTACGTGTTGAAGGTGCAGAAACACCGCCGTGGCATAGTCGTAATGACGCACTCGTATCACGGCAAAACACTCGCGGCCATGTCGATACTCGGCCAACAACAGCACCACCGGTCTTATGGAACGTCAACCAAGGAAGTGACGTACGTACCCTACGGTGATTTTGCTGCGTTGCAGCGAGCAGTTGGGGACGGTGTGTGTGCCGTATACGTCGAGCCAATCCTCGGCGGAGCCCATCTGGAGGTGCCGCCGGTAGGCTACATGGCGAATATCAGAGCACTATGTGATTCCACAGGAACTCTTCTGATCGCAGATGAAATCCAAACCGGTTTCGGCCGCTGCGGAAAGTGGTTTGCGATCGAGTACGACCAAATTGTCCCTGACATCATGGTTTTGTCGAAAGGACTTACCGGCGGATATACCTCATTCGCCTGCGCACTCTATAGCTCAAGACTTTCACAACTGTATCCGCTTGAGTCCATCGAGCCCGACAATCGTTCAATGGGTGGGCACCCGACGGCATGCGCATCTGCCCTGGCAGCAATTGACTACATCCAGCAGAACGGACTGATTGAAAAAGCGAGGGTGAACGGCGGGATTTTGCGTAACGGGTTGCATCGCTTAGCCCAGCGCTTCCCTGAAATAATCGAGGACGTACCAGGGGTTGGCATGATGACCGGCCTTCGGTTACGCGGCGCTGTATATGAAGCCCTGATGAGCATGGAGCTCAGCAAGCGAGGTGTGCATGCCGGGAACTCAATGAACGAAAAGGCCAGCAACCCGGTCCTCCGCTTCTACCCGCCATTGAACATAGCTCCCGAGGCCATTTTGCATGTCCTAGACATGACTGAGCAGGCCCTCGATGCAATCGCTAGCCGACCCAAAATTAGCGTAAAGGCCTTCTCCCTGGTCGTTCGAAACATGTATCAGATACCCAACCGCTTTCTAGGCTTTAAACGAGGGACCGCTAATGCTTAATATTGACCAGATGACGCTTCAGGAAATGGCCGGCTATATACGCAGAGGCGAGCTCACCAGCGAAGCGCTTGTAACGCACTACCTTGATCGCATTGATCAAGTGAATCCCAAGATAAACGCTGTGGTCATCGTCGCTGAGCGTGAAGAGCTATTACGGAACGCGCGGCAAGCGGACGAGCAGGCTTCGCTCGGTGAATTTATAGGTCCGCTACACGGTGTACCGGTGACGATCAAGGATGTCTGCCATGTAAAAGGTTACTCAATGTCCCGCGGCATTGCAGAGCTGAAGGGAGCTCCCAGTACCCAAGATGCAACCGTGGTTGCTAGGCTTCGCGAAGCCGGAGCACTTATTCTGGGCATCACAAATGTTCCAGAGCTCTGCATGGCTTTCGAGACCGATAACCTGCTGTACGGCCCGACGCTCAACCCACATGACCTGCTGCGCTCGGCCGGCGGGAGCAGCGGCGGTGAAGCAGCAGCTATTGCGTCCGGATGCTCTCCAGCCGGGCTTGGTTCAGATGCCTGCGGCAGCGTGCGAATTCCGGCACATTTCAACGGCATATCGAGCCTGAAACTTACTCAGGGGCGGGTTCCGCTAACCGGCCAGTTTCCGAAAGAACGATCAGGTCTCTTCCACCTCACCTCGGCATTCGGTGTGATGGGGCGCTATGTTGATGATTTAGAACTGCTTGGACGTATCATCAGCGGTGCCGATGGTAGAGACCCGGACACCACAGACGCCCCGTTTGTCCCAAGCGTGCCCCTGGCAGACATGAGGGTCGCCCTCTTTTACGAGTCGAACCGGATGCCACTTAGCAAATGCGTCCGAAGCGTGGTGGACCGCGTCGCAGCGCTATTAAAGCAAACTACGGGTAGCGTTACGCCAGATTGCCCTCCAAACCTTGAAGAGGCCTCCGATGTTCTGTGGAGGGCCTTCATCACAGGCGGCGATTCGGGGCGTGCCTGGAAGTCCATGTTCACCGCCATGGGCAAAACGGCGTTCTCGCCGG
The genomic region above belongs to Pseudomonas benzenivorans and contains:
- a CDS encoding aspartate aminotransferase family protein produces the protein MSSTLQLDQILNNCERHWSASAAKLYRIARTSVEKESDGVHVTDHTGKSFIDCACSYGVFIVGHRNPCVRESVQAQLADMAWTPPGRTNPVREALSERLRHIVPGEWEDIRYFVSGAEAIEQTMRYVLKVQKHRRGIVVMTHSYHGKTLAAMSILGQQQHHRSYGTSTKEVTYVPYGDFAALQRAVGDGVCAVYVEPILGGAHLEVPPVGYMANIRALCDSTGTLLIADEIQTGFGRCGKWFAIEYDQIVPDIMVLSKGLTGGYTSFACALYSSRLSQLYPLESIEPDNRSMGGHPTACASALAAIDYIQQNGLIEKARVNGGILRNGLHRLAQRFPEIIEDVPGVGMMTGLRLRGAVYEALMSMELSKRGVHAGNSMNEKASNPVLRFYPPLNIAPEAILHVLDMTEQALDAIASRPKISVKAFSLVVRNMYQIPNRFLGFKRGTANA
- a CDS encoding amidase: MLNIDQMTLQEMAGYIRRGELTSEALVTHYLDRIDQVNPKINAVVIVAEREELLRNARQADEQASLGEFIGPLHGVPVTIKDVCHVKGYSMSRGIAELKGAPSTQDATVVARLREAGALILGITNVPELCMAFETDNLLYGPTLNPHDLLRSAGGSSGGEAAAIASGCSPAGLGSDACGSVRIPAHFNGISSLKLTQGRVPLTGQFPKERSGLFHLTSAFGVMGRYVDDLELLGRIISGADGRDPDTTDAPFVPSVPLADMRVALFYESNRMPLSKCVRSVVDRVAALLKQTTGSVTPDCPPNLEEASDVLWRAFITGGDSGRAWKSMFTAMGKTAFSPALNKLLEFSEKVELTVDELKQDWVMIDTFRFQLAQFFDSYDVLITPVFPDVAFRHGKSMDDPRQFGFVFPFSLSGSPAVVIPAGKDSGTGLPIGIQIVGPHWREESLLTLAKHIERELGAWRPVTPSPD